In Pseudomonadota bacterium, the following are encoded in one genomic region:
- the gloA gene encoding lactoylglutathione lyase has product MASASPTAGYVMNQTMLRVRDPKVSVAFYQDVLGMTLLDRYDFPDMQFSLYFVGYLGEGETIPSDRAERARWVFGRPALVELTHNYGSESDPDFAGYHNGNSDPRGFGHIGVSVPDVYAACERFEKLGVEFVKRADDGKMKGLAFIKDPDGYWIEILSPRGLSAIVAS; this is encoded by the coding sequence ATGGCCAGCGCCTCACCCACCGCCGGATATGTCATGAACCAGACCATGCTCAGGGTTCGCGATCCCAAGGTCTCGGTTGCCTTCTACCAGGACGTGCTGGGCATGACCCTGCTCGACCGCTACGACTTTCCCGACATGCAGTTCTCGCTCTATTTCGTCGGCTACCTGGGCGAAGGTGAAACCATTCCCAGCGACCGCGCGGAGCGAGCGCGTTGGGTGTTTGGCCGTCCGGCATTGGTGGAACTGACTCACAATTACGGCAGCGAGTCCGACCCCGATTTCGCCGGCTACCACAACGGCAACAGCGATCCGCGCGGCTTCGGCCACATCGGCGTCTCGGTGCCCGACGTCTATGCCGCCTGCGAGCGATTCGAAAAACTGGGCGTGGAATTCGTCAAGCGCGCCGACGACGGCAAGATGAAAGGACTGGCCTTCATCAAGGACCCGGACGGCTACTGGATAGAGATCCTGAGCCCGCGCGGTTTGAGCGCGATCGTCGCATCCTGA